From the Euphorbia lathyris chromosome 6, ddEupLath1.1, whole genome shotgun sequence genome, one window contains:
- the LOC136231832 gene encoding uncharacterized protein translates to MRIDSHEERCPSQRKIFSKDDRVEQCQSDVNVQQNKKYDTYSSTKEGDFSSSGGNNISGEYKNSNGKKNGWLPVGSDMVPEAKFCPDAIIKYLQRGNKHGISAIDVRKHLLHLNWKIEYSKQRFSYTSPDGKMYYSLRLVCLILSEHMEKNSSITQDENGCPLSSPDNSPSPLSEEPSENQVPVVSSSSDILLVEPKYCPEAAVYWYTYKKTQSSSKKRGDFQKTTLRARKHLSALGWQFKWVTLRSGKRELRYISPEGKAYGSLRLACRDSSGSSASACRHLEGKAASKVQQDAACQKIPSSTLKFRKPFALQKSKLGGIKKMHWKRKKRLLHSSSLHKQKDISDAQHSLAKLSKKRTTRTGTRKGSVLRTSKRVKQVAVPNPWHHKPLTVLSWLIDNNIVLPRAKVHFYSRSETHSTARGRITREGIKCNCCCKVYTLSDFKFHVSGKYHRPAASICLEDGSSLLDCQEKIVNKEMGKFVEEPLGNLKGSVQQDENDDICSVCSVSHDDRELLLCDQCPSSFHIHCLGLVDVPEGDWFCPSCCCKICGHNKLKSETVFSIEDKAVLNCTQCERKYHIWCIRNKGFSLKTIPRGNWFCTERCKEIFLGLNELLGKPIPVGSSNLTWTLLKPDHSDSHKLDTVSDEAWIENCSKLNIAVGMMHECFEPVHDPHTKRDLLKDVVFNKRSKLNRLNFGGFYTIILQKADEFISVATVRVYGGKVAELPLVGTRYQYRRLGMCRILMNVLEKKLLEFGVERLVLPVVPSMLSTWIGSFGFSKLMESERLQLVDYTFLDFQDTVTCHKQLMKIPSAESCPARGILPSLDNHGDAIYDNIDLEGSIAVSKVFQADQIQAGTLKQGQADMTTLCELHLHYGGKWEFVPRRDYVGGKVKIDKGIDIDSLSLKDIRDNFLLELGYKDVQMLMYLERGQSLDVGLIPLESDKGICLLMSKIMKARGGEVHIYALDEDDLSLYFSRNDVQHVGKEVLMDLEETFVATEVSRAVDSEVASNLEEVIRSTQVSQVRERFNQPIQEDEETSKKDGPYCSTHTRQEEDSDNEDQSESEDASEDEDYEAIEEECSEADEVGEEDQLLNSIDENVKEFRREGEKRHRPTVDFYVGQSFANAYEFRMAVSYYAVKEGVPLKVLQSEPKRVRYRCKATCNFSIYAAKDGASGGLSIRTLRPNHTCDRQSVNPMASAAFLANYFKETIRGSPEYTISEMVDHAKQYLSLDVRTSLCKNAKRLIIKEINEGYKDEYSCLEAYVNELRISNPGSFFDLQLQPEGLRQGKRIFWRLFICFHACKTGWLEGCRPIIGLDGCFLKDTVKGQMLVAIGHDAMDNFFPIAWAVIDKETKNNWEWFIGHLKQQLNLGDGSKLTIMSDMQKDLLPAISEQLPMSEHRWCARHVLANWSLKFRGEELQNNFWSCAWSKFEEEFKENLKKMGSVNEKATEFLLKYYPPQHWCRAFFSTRCKDQMVDSNMIESFNSWILEQRSRPILRMLEELRLKVMERLMDHEKMLDSWTTEYSPTSLDVYRANDEISRFCRIGFNRDKGYEVTEGVDKHCVVLSERKCTCREWQLSGIPCPHAICALNHVEIDPLTIIDKFYHKSMYQNTYKHKLQPVRDRRFWRCDDFEPIEPPRIQPMPGRPKKKRTRESNTESCGIGPSRKGQIQRCTICRRRGHKKSKCQSKPIPEQSNEIFAANSGGVANQSADKGKSVASGSSGIKTRQRGRPVRYGYETDGGPGNVDETIIYPDDNTTLPEEILDNPDAVITFPIPSESKLRQNRMKPFSESACGTRHIQFSQNEHEVHVPTDLSFEAPNLQRKGKNAMRTRQLEAERNGQIRKRMKLS, encoded by the exons CATATGGAAAAAAATTCCTCGATCACCCAAGATGAGAATGGATGCCCATTAAGTAGCCCTGATAATTCACCATCCCCTCTTTCTGAGGAGCCATCAGAGAATCAGGTTCCTGTGGTTTCTTCTAGTTCTGATATACTTTTGGTTGAACCTAAATACTGCCCAGAAGCAGCTGTGTACTGGTACACATATAAGAAGACACAGAGCAGCAGTAAGAAAAGAGGAGATTTTCAGAAAACGACATTGAGAGCAAGAAAGCACCTTTCAGCTTTGGGATGGCAATTTAAGTGGGTAACTCTCCGTAGTGGCAAGCGTGAATTGCGCTATATTTCACCAGAAGGGAAAGCGTATGGTTCACTTCGATTGGCCTGCAGAGATTCTAGTGGAAGTTCTGCTTCTGCATGTAGACATCTGGAGGGGAAAGCAGCAAGTAAGGTTCAGCAAGATGCAGCCTGTCAGAAAATTCCTTCTTCAACATTGAAGTTCAGAAAACCTTTTGCACTTCAGAAATCAAAACTTGGTGGAATTAAAAAAATGCActggaaaagaaagaaaaggttacTTCATTCATCTTCTTTACATAAACAGAAGGACATTTCAGATGCTCAGCATTCCCTTGCAAAGTTGAGTAAAAAAAGGACAACCAGAACAGGCACTCGTAAAGGAAGTGTTCTTCGAACAAGCAAAAGAGTGAAGCAGGTTGCAGTTCCTAATCCGTGGCATCATAAGCCTCTAACGGTCCTGTCTTGGTTGATAGACAATAATATTGTCTTACCAAGAGCAAAAGTACATTTCTATAGCAGAAGTGAGACCCATTCAACTGCTAGAGGACGTATAACTCGAGAGGGAATCAAGTGCAATTGCTGTTGCAAGGTGTATACTCTTAGTGACTTTAAATTTCATGTCAGTGGCAAATACCACAGACCGGCTGCCAGCATATGTTTGGAAGATGGAAGCTCTTTGTTGGATTGCCAGGAGAAAATTGTAAACAAAGAGATGGGAAAATTTGTGGAAGAACCACTCGGAAATTTAAAAGGCAGCGTGCAACAAGATGAAAATGATGATATATGTTCAGTTTGTTCAGTTAGTCACGACGACAGGGAACTTTTGTTATGTGATCAGTGTCCTTCATCATTCCATATACATTGTCTTGGTCTCGTG GATGTTCCAGAAGGAGACTGGTTCTGCCCATCATGCTGCTGTAAAATTTGTGGCCATAATAAACTGAAAAGTGAAACTGTGTTTTCTATCGAAGATAAAGCTGTTTTGAACTGTACTCAGTGCGAGCGAAAAT ATCATATTTGGTGCATCAGGAATAAGGGGTTCTCCTTGAAAACGATTCCAAGAGGAAATTGGTTTTGTACCGAAAGGTGCAAAGAG ATCTTTTTGGGTTTGAATGAGCTTCTAGGAAAACCAATTCCAGTGGGTTCAAGCAACCTTACTTGGACATTATTAAAACCAGATCACTCGGACAGTCATAAACTTGATACTGTTAGTGATGAGGCCTGGATAGAGAACTGCAGCAAACTCAATATTGCAGTGGGGATGATGCATGAATGCTTTGAGCCTGTTCACGACCCTCACACCAAGAGAGATCTTCTTAAGGATGTTGTTTTCAATAAAAG GTCAAAGCTCAACCGCCTGAATTTTGGAGGATTTTATACAATAATCCTGCAGAAAGCTGATGAGTTTATTTCGGTGGCTACTGTTAG GGTCTATGGGGGGAAGGTGGCAGAATTACCGCTCGTGGGCACTAGATATCAGTACCGTCGACTTGGAATGTGTCGCATACTAATGAATGTACTAGAAAAG aagcTCTTGGAATTTGGAGTTGAGAGACTCGTTTTGCCTGTTGTTCCTTCTATGTTGAGTACATGGATTGGTTCATTTGGTTTTTCCAAACTGATGGAGTCCGAGAGATTACAGTTGGTAGACTACACGTTCTTGGATTTTCAGGATACTGTCACGTGTCACAAGCAACTTATGAAAATTCCTTCTGCTGAATCATGCCCAGCAAGAG GAATACTACCAAGTCTCGACAATCATGGAGACGCAATTTATGATAATATAGATCTTGAAGGATCTATTGCTGTCTCTAAAGTATTTCAAGCGGACCAAATTCAAGCTGGAACTTTGAAGCAAGGTCAAGCAGA CATGACCACCCTATGTGAGTTACATTTACATTATGGTGGGAAATGGGAATTCGTACCAAGACGAGATTATGTGGGGGGAAAGGTCAAAATTGATAAAGGAATTGATATTGATTCCCTGTCTCTCAAAGATATAAGAGACAATTTCCTACTAGAATTGGGTTATAAAGATGTACAAATGTTGATGTATTTAGAGAGAGGTCAGTCTTTGGATGTTGGGTTAATTCCACTAGAATCTGATAAAGGCATATGCTTATTAATGTCCAAAATAATGAAAGCTAGAGGTGGTGAAGTGCATATATATGCACTTGACGAAGATGACTTGTCATTATATTTCTCACGTAATGATGTGCAACATGTTGGGAAGGAAGTGTTGATGGACTTGGAAGAAACATTTGTGGCTACAGAAGTGTCGAGGGCTGTAGATAGTGAGGTTGCAAGTAACTTGGAAGAAGTAATTCGGAGCACACAAGTTAGCCAAGTTAGGGAAAGATTCAATCAACCAATTCAAGAAGACGAGGAAACCTCAAAGAAAGATGGTCCATATTGTTCTACCCATACAAGGCAAGAAGAAGATAGTGATAATGAAGATCAAAGTGAGAGTGAAGATGCAAGTGAGGATGAAGATTATGAAGCAATAGAAGAAGAATGTTCCGAAGCTGATGAAGTTGGAGAAGAAGATCAACTGTTGAATTCGATAGATGAAAATGTAAAAGAATTTAGAAGAGAAGGGGAAAAGAGACATAGACCTACAGTTGATTTTTATGTGGGGCAAAGCTTTGCTAATGCTTATGAATTTAGAATGGCAGTTTCTTATTATGCAGTTAAGGAAGGTGTTCCATTGAAGGTATTGCAAAGTGAGCCTAAAAGGGTGAGGTATAGGTGCAAAGCTACATGTAATTTTTCGATATATGCAGCTAAGGATGGTGCAAGTGGTGGATTAAGTATCAGGACACTAAGGCCTAATCATACTTGTGATAGACAAAGTGTGAACCCAATGGCTTCTGCTGCTTTTCTGGCCAACTATTTCAAGGAAACTATTAGAGGATCACCTGAGTACACTATATCAGAGATGGTAGATCATGCTAAACAATATCTTAGTCTAGATGTGAGAACATCATTGTGCAAGAACGCTAAGAGACTAATCATCAAAGAAATAAATGAGGGTTACAAGGATGAATACTCTTGCCTTGAGGCATATGTGAATGAGTTGAGAATAAGTAATCCTGGTAGCTTTTTCGATCTGCAGTTACAACCTGAAGGTCTGAGACAAGGTAAAAGAATATTCTGGAGGCTATTCATATGTTTCCATGCATGCAAAACAGGTTGGTTAGAAGGGTGCAGGCCTATTATTGGCCTTGATGGTTGTTTTCTCAAAGATACCGTCAAAGGTCAAATGCTTGTTGCTATTGGTCATGATGCAATGGACAATTTCTTCCCAATCGCATGGGCTGTGATAGACAAAGAGACAAAAAATAATTGGGAATGGTTTATTGGTCATCTTAAACAACAACTTAATCTTGGAGATGGCTCAAAGCTAACTATAATGTCAGACATGCAAAAG GATCTGCTCCCAGCTATTAGTGAACAACTGCCAATGTCAGAACACAGATGGTGTGCTAGGCATGTACTTGCCAATTGGTCACTTAAGTTTCGAGGTGAAGAGCTGCAAAATAATTTTTGGTCATGTGCATGGAGTAAGTTTGAAGAAGAGTTCAAAGAAAATTTAAAGAAGATGGGATCAGTGAACGAGAAAGCAACTGAATTCCTTTTAAAGTATTATCCTCCTCAACACTGGTGCAGGGCCTTTTTTAGTACAAGATGCAAGGATCAAATGGTGGATAGCAATATGATAGAGAGTTTCAATAGTTGGATCCTTGAGCAACGGTCAAGACCAATTCTGAGAATGCTGGAGGAACTTAGGTTGAAAGTTATGGAACGGCTTATGGATCACGAGAAGATGCTAGATTCATGGACTACCGAATACTCACCTACAAGTTTGGATGTATATCGTGCCAACGATGAAATCTCTAGATTTTGTAGGATTGGATTCAACCGGGATAAGGGATATGAAGTGACAGAAGGGGTTGACAAACATTGTGTTGTCTTATCAGAAAGAAAATGCACTTGTAGAGAATGGCAATTGAGCGGGATACCCTGCCCACATGCTATTTGTGCTTTGAATCATGTAGAAATTGACCCTTTGACTATAATTGACAAATTCTACCACAAGTCAATGTACCAGAATACTTATAAGCATAAGTTGCAGCCTGTTCGAGATAGGAGATTTTGGAGATGTGATGATTTTGAGCCTATAGAACCCCCAAGAATACAACCTATGCCAGGGAGGCCTAAGAAAAAAAGAACAAGAGAGTCTAATACAGAATCATGTGGCATAGGACCGTCTAGAAAAGGTCAAATTCAAAGATGTACGATTTGCCGCAGACGTGGACACAAGAAATCAAAATGCCag AGTAAACCAATCCCTGAACAAAGCAATGAGATATTTGCTGCAAACTCTGGAGGAGTAGCCAACCAATCTGCAGATAAAGGTAAAAGTGTTGCAAGCGGATCAAGTGGGATTAAAACTAGGCAACGAGGTAGACCAGTTAGATACGGATACGAAACGGATGGTGGT CCTGGTAATGTTGACGAAACCATTATCTATCCCGACGACAACACAACGCTTCCTGAAGAAATTTTGGATAATCCTGATGCAGTTATTACATTTCCTATCCCAAGTGAAAGTAAATTAAGGCAGAATAGGATGAAACCTTTCTCTGAATCAGCATGTGGCACTAGGCATATTCAATTCTCACAGAACGAGCATGAAGTTCATGTACCAACTGATTTATCATTTGAGGCTCCGAATCTTCAGCGGAAAGGTAAGAACGCCATGAGAACTCGTCAACTTGAAGCTGAAAGAAATGGTCAAATTAGGAAAAGGATGAAACTAAGTTAA